ATGTTATTTTAGCCGATGAACCAACCGGAAATCTAGATGAAGGAAAAGAAGAAGAAATTATTGAGATTTTTAAAGAATTGGCTCATAAACATGGTAAGTGCGTAATTGTTGTGACTCACTCAAGCGAAATTGCTGAACAAGCGGACGCATCAATTACGCTCCGTAAGGGAGGCTTAACATTCAATGAGTGATTTTTTATCAAATTTTACTAACGATAATTACGAAAACAAACAAGCTGAAAAAAAGACTGAATCTAAGATTAATCCTGAGCAAACAAATGAAAAATCATCAAATGATGAGGAAGTTCTAGAAGAATCGCAAAAAAATCAAGCGAATGAGATGGAAACATTGCACCGAGAAGCAGATGATATCGAAGCAAAACAAAAGGAATTTTCTGAAAAACTGCCTCACTTTGATGAAGAAACCCAAACGATGACTGACCCGTCTTATGGCAAAAAACAATTACGTAAGAAGATTATTATTGGAACCTCGAGTTTGGTGGCAATTGGGTTAATCGTTTTTGGTTATCATCGAATGACAACCGTTAAAGTGCCTGATTTTGTTGGTAAACAAGTGAGTGACGTTCGTGAGTGGGGTGTTGATACAGGCGTAAAAATTACACCAGAACAAGTCTATGATTTTGATGAAGAAATTAATTCTGTCATTAAACAAAATCAAACACCTGGTGAACGTATGAAGAAAAAACAAAAGTTAGTAGTTTATACAAGTTTAGGTCCTGATCCCGAACAGTTAATTAAATTACCTAAGTTTGAAGAAATGACCTTAACTCAAGCTCAGGAATGGATTACAGAACAAAAGGCCGAGAACGTGACTATTACTGAAGAGTACAATGATAAAATTGAAAAAAATAAATTAGTGAAGCAAGAATTTTCTCAAAAAGATTTTGATGCCTCTAAGTATAAACGTGAAGATCAGATGATTTTAACTTATTCAAAAGGTAAGGAAGTTTTTGAAAAAAATATTGCTATGCCAGACTTTGTTAAAACAGATAAAAGCAAACTTGATGAGTGGATAAAAGCTAATCAAATTAAGGCGGATATTAAATGGGTAGATGCAGACTTAGCTAAAGGTAAGGTAGTATCACAAAGTATCGAACCTAAAGTTAAGGTAGCTAAACGTGATAACATAGCGTTCACTATTTCAAAAGGCAAGGCGATTATTGTCCCAAATTTTGTAGAGTACAACAAAAACAATATTGATGAAATTTCTGGTTTAACTGTACAGGTGAAAGAGCAGTTTTCAGATGCGGTGGCGTTTGGCGGGTTAATTTCGCAATCAGCTGAAGCAGGGAAAAAATATTACGAAGGCGATGAGATACCGCCTGTTACGGTTGTTTATTCAGCAGGCCAACCTTACTTGCGTTCTTATATAGGTGAATTGGAAGGCGATTTAGCTGAACGATTTTTCAATGATTATCGTTCAAAAGGGGCAGATATTACTTATACAACTTATCGCATGGCTTCTAGTGAACCAAAAGGAACTGTTGTAAAAATGAGTACGTATAATGAATTTGTTCCGACAACATATAGTGTTTCAATAGGAATAAGTGATGGTACCTTAACAGTTGAAGAACCGAAAGCTAATACAAAATTAACAGAAGAGGATACGCTATCGTCTGACACTTCAGTAGATGAAATTGAGAAAGAATCGGAATAAGTGGTAGGTTCGATAAAAAAATATTACGAAAAGAGTAAATTATTAGATAATTTGCTCTTTTTTATACTATATCTAAAAATTCGGGATAATTCTTTTGTTATATCAAGGAATTGTGCTATAATAGATTATGTAAATTTATGTTCGCAAAAGTTCGCGCTAGGTTAACTTAGGGCGATTTTTAATCGAATGAAATTTGAATAAGTGACAGAGGGTGAAAAGAAGTTGAGCAGAATACCACAAGAAGTACTTGATGAAATTAGACATCAGGTGAACATTGTCGATGTCGTTGGCCAATATGTTCAACTCAAGAAATCGGGTAAAAATTATTTTGGTTTATGCCCATTTCATGATGAAAAATCCCCTTCTTTTTCAGTAGCAGAAGATAAGCAAATTTTTCATTGCTTTGGTTGTGGTAAAGGGGGCAACGTATTTCAATTCGTTCAAGAAGTTGATGGTGTGTCCTTTGTAGAGTCAGTTGAAAAAGTAGCAGAAACCAGTCATGTGCAAATTAATTATCAATTTCAACCAGAGATGTCTGTTAATGAAACAGTCCAAAAACGCAAATTTGATACATTAATCGAGATGCACGAAAAAGCTGCAACACTTTATCAACATGTCTTACTAAAAACCAAAGTGGGAGAACCAGCGTTAGATTATCTGTATCAACGTGGGTTAACTGATGAACAAATAGAGCATTTTGGCATTGGGTTTGCACCAACTGAGAATAGTTTGTTACGTCGTGTTTTTGAAAATGATGGCTATAGTGAAGAAATGCTTGCCGCCTCAGGATTAATGTCTCAACGAGATAATGGTGAATTTTTTGACCGCTTTTTCGGACGGATTATGTTTCCTATCAGAAACAATCAAGGGAAATTAGTTGCTTTTTCAGGAAGGTTATTTGACCAATATTTATTAGATCAAAAGAAAAGTCCTAAATATCTAAACAGTCCCGAAACCGAAATTTTCAATAAGCGTCAAGTGCTGTACAACTTTCATGAAGCTCGTAAAGTAGGTCGCAAGGAAAATGAATTGGTTCTTTTTGAAGGGTTTATGGATGTGATTGCTGCTTACAATGCAGGAATAAAAAATGGTGTTGCTTCAATGGGAACCAGCTTAACTAGTGAGCAAATTAATACGCTGCAACGTACAGTTAGTCAAGTACTAGTCTGTTATGACGGCGACAATGCAGGTAAAGAAGCCAGTTTCCGAGCGATGAATGTGATTAATGATCATTCAGCATTAGATATTAGTTTAGTCTTATTACCGGAGCGTATGGACCCAGACGAATTTATTCAGAAGTATGGCCCAGAACGCTTTGTTAATTTATTAAAGAATCATCGTGAATCACCATTTACTTTTAAATTAGAGTACTATAAACAAAATAAAAATTTAGATAACGAACTAGACCGTCTAGAGTATCTTGAGACCATGGTTCGTGAATTGTTGTCAGTTAATTCGGTTATTGAACGAGAAGTTTATATTAAGCAATTGGCGGATGATTTTGATGTTTCAGTGGAAGCAATACAAGCTGAAATCCAAAAAGGCCTGACAAATCAAGCTCAGGTTCGACAAAATCGTCGTCGTGAGATAGCTCAGGCTGAACTTGTTGTGCCCCAAGTACAACAAGTACCCAAACTATCTTTAGCTGAAAAAACCGAACAGATGCTATTGTTTCGTATTTTACATGAGACAGGTGTGGCATCTTCAATTAAGAATTTATCGGATTTTCAATTTATCCACACAGAGTATCAGCAGATTTTTGAAATTTATCAAGAATATATGCTGTTACACGGAGAATTTTTGGAAGCTGATTTTTTAAACGCATTAACCGATGACACATTAAAAAATAAATTAATTCAAATTAGTTATTTAGAAATGTCAGAAGAAAGTAGTCAGCAAGAAATTAATGATTATGTTCGAACGATAAAAAAAGCTAGTTTGGAGCAATTGAAACAAGAAAAGTTGATGCAACAAAAAGAAGCATCACGCATGGGTAATAAGGAATTAGAACTTCAATTAACGATTGAGATTATTAATATCCAAAAGTTACTTAAGGATTAGAATATATTAGGGGGCATGGTCCATGGCAAACCAAAATGAAACAAAAAAGGTAACGTATAACCAAGCAGTTACCGCGTTAATTAGCGAATACAAAGCAAAAGGGTCAATCTTATATGATGAGTTGACTGATAAAATTGCGACGCCTTATGAATTAGGTGATAAAGGAATGGACAACTTAATTCAACGTGTGGAAGACCAAGGGATTAGCGTGGTTGATGAGGATGGCGAACCAGCAAAAAGAAGTTTACAAAATGAAGATGAAATCGACCAAACAGAGGAAGATTTATCTGCCCCAGCTGGCGTTAAAATTAACGACCCTGTACGTATGTATTTAAAAGAAATTGGGCGTGTTGATTTGTTAACAGCGCAAGAAGAAATAGATTTAGCACTACGTATTGTCGATGGTGACCAAGAAGCGAAACAAAAATTAGCGGAAGCTAACTTACGTTTAGTTGTAAGTATCGCAAAACGTTACGTGGGTCGTGGTATGCAATTCTTAGACTTGATTCAAGAAGGAAACATGGGTCTAATGAAAGCTGTAGAAAAATTTGACCATACTAAAGGGTTTAAGTTCTCTACTTATGCAACATGGTGGATTCGTCAAGCGATAACACGTGCGATTGCCGACCAAGCAAGAACGATTCGTATTCCAGTTCATATGGTGGAAACTATCAACAAATTAATTCGTATTCAACGTCAATTATTACAAGACCTAGGACGCGAACCTACACCGGAAGAAATCGGTGCTGAAATGGACTTACCAACTGAAAAAGTTCGTGAGATTCTTAAAATTTCTCAAGAACCTGTTTCATTAGAGACACCAATTGGTGAGGAAGATGATTCACATTTAGGTGATTTCATCGAGGACCAAGATGCAACAAGTCCAGCTGAACATGCAGCGTATGAAATGTTAAAAGAACAATTAGAAAACGTCTTAGATCAATTAACAGATCGTGAAGAAAATGTTTTACGTTTACGTTTCGGTTTAGACGACGGCCGTACACGTACGCTTGAAGAAGTGGGGAAAGTCTTCGGCGTAACACGTGAACGTATTCGTCAGATTGAAGCCAAAGCGTTAAGAAAATTACGTCACCCTTCACGTTCAAAACAATTAAAAGACTTTTTAGAGTAGACATAATATTAAGGGTGTGACGACAATCGTTACACCCTTTTTTAGTAGATAAGTACGATAATTTGTAAGAAAGAAGAAGTGAGACAAATGAAAGTAACTAACTTGTTTGTTAAAACTGACGGTAACATATGCGTGCCGTTAGTTGGTAGAACGCGCGATGACATTCTTCAACAGTTACCACAAATTGTTGACGTGCGACCAGATTTAATTGAATGGCGTCTAGATTATTATGAAAACTATCAAGTGATTAAGGAAGTAGCGGAGCTCTTGTCAGATATCCGATTACAATGGGGAAATCGTCCTCTTTTGTTCACGCTTCGTACTAAGAATGAGGGAGGGCAGGCTGAGATATCGCCAGAAGATTATCTGTCTATTCTTATTCAGTATGTTACCCAGCTAGACCTCGACTTACTTGATATTGAAATGATGTCAGTAACAGATGCTAGCGAGCTAAAGGCAGTATTAAAAAATAAAAACACAACCCCTGTCATTAGTTACCACAATTTCTATGAAATATTGACTGAAGGGTCTACAATTAATTTGTTGAAACAAATGAAGACAGATTATCCAGACGCAATATACAAATGTGCCCAAATGCCCAAAACATTTGAAGAGGTTCTAATGATCATGGCAGTAGGAAAAAAAATTGGAAGTAAGCAACCATTAATTATGGTTGCCATGGGAGAACTAGGTAAAATAACTCGCGTTTTAACGAAATCAATGCATAATCTCGTGACGTTTGCTTCAGTCACACAAAGTTCTGCTCCGGGACAGCTTGAAATTCACATTTTACGTGACTTGATGGCTCAATTAAATCATTAAAAAACCTAGACCTCGACGTTTTAGTTGATAGATTATGGTATAATTAAACAATATTATTCAGAAAGTAGTGAAAGTATGAATGAACAAAAATTATCAAAAAGGTTAGAAAGAGTAGCGAGTTTTGTTCCTAAAGACGCCATTGTAG
This is a stretch of genomic DNA from Vagococcus zengguangii. It encodes these proteins:
- a CDS encoding PASTA domain-containing protein, which gives rise to MSDFLSNFTNDNYENKQAEKKTESKINPEQTNEKSSNDEEVLEESQKNQANEMETLHREADDIEAKQKEFSEKLPHFDEETQTMTDPSYGKKQLRKKIIIGTSSLVAIGLIVFGYHRMTTVKVPDFVGKQVSDVREWGVDTGVKITPEQVYDFDEEINSVIKQNQTPGERMKKKQKLVVYTSLGPDPEQLIKLPKFEEMTLTQAQEWITEQKAENVTITEEYNDKIEKNKLVKQEFSQKDFDASKYKREDQMILTYSKGKEVFEKNIAMPDFVKTDKSKLDEWIKANQIKADIKWVDADLAKGKVVSQSIEPKVKVAKRDNIAFTISKGKAIIVPNFVEYNKNNIDEISGLTVQVKEQFSDAVAFGGLISQSAEAGKKYYEGDEIPPVTVVYSAGQPYLRSYIGELEGDLAERFFNDYRSKGADITYTTYRMASSEPKGTVVKMSTYNEFVPTTYSVSIGISDGTLTVEEPKANTKLTEEDTLSSDTSVDEIEKESE
- the dnaG gene encoding DNA primase, whose protein sequence is MSRIPQEVLDEIRHQVNIVDVVGQYVQLKKSGKNYFGLCPFHDEKSPSFSVAEDKQIFHCFGCGKGGNVFQFVQEVDGVSFVESVEKVAETSHVQINYQFQPEMSVNETVQKRKFDTLIEMHEKAATLYQHVLLKTKVGEPALDYLYQRGLTDEQIEHFGIGFAPTENSLLRRVFENDGYSEEMLAASGLMSQRDNGEFFDRFFGRIMFPIRNNQGKLVAFSGRLFDQYLLDQKKSPKYLNSPETEIFNKRQVLYNFHEARKVGRKENELVLFEGFMDVIAAYNAGIKNGVASMGTSLTSEQINTLQRTVSQVLVCYDGDNAGKEASFRAMNVINDHSALDISLVLLPERMDPDEFIQKYGPERFVNLLKNHRESPFTFKLEYYKQNKNLDNELDRLEYLETMVRELLSVNSVIEREVYIKQLADDFDVSVEAIQAEIQKGLTNQAQVRQNRRREIAQAELVVPQVQQVPKLSLAEKTEQMLLFRILHETGVASSIKNLSDFQFIHTEYQQIFEIYQEYMLLHGEFLEADFLNALTDDTLKNKLIQISYLEMSEESSQQEINDYVRTIKKASLEQLKQEKLMQQKEASRMGNKELELQLTIEIINIQKLLKD
- the rpoD gene encoding RNA polymerase sigma factor RpoD — encoded protein: MANQNETKKVTYNQAVTALISEYKAKGSILYDELTDKIATPYELGDKGMDNLIQRVEDQGISVVDEDGEPAKRSLQNEDEIDQTEEDLSAPAGVKINDPVRMYLKEIGRVDLLTAQEEIDLALRIVDGDQEAKQKLAEANLRLVVSIAKRYVGRGMQFLDLIQEGNMGLMKAVEKFDHTKGFKFSTYATWWIRQAITRAIADQARTIRIPVHMVETINKLIRIQRQLLQDLGREPTPEEIGAEMDLPTEKVREILKISQEPVSLETPIGEEDDSHLGDFIEDQDATSPAEHAAYEMLKEQLENVLDQLTDREENVLRLRFGLDDGRTRTLEEVGKVFGVTRERIRQIEAKALRKLRHPSRSKQLKDFLE
- the aroD gene encoding type I 3-dehydroquinate dehydratase, with protein sequence MKVTNLFVKTDGNICVPLVGRTRDDILQQLPQIVDVRPDLIEWRLDYYENYQVIKEVAELLSDIRLQWGNRPLLFTLRTKNEGGQAEISPEDYLSILIQYVTQLDLDLLDIEMMSVTDASELKAVLKNKNTTPVISYHNFYEILTEGSTINLLKQMKTDYPDAIYKCAQMPKTFEEVLMIMAVGKKIGSKQPLIMVAMGELGKITRVLTKSMHNLVTFASVTQSSAPGQLEIHILRDLMAQLNH